Proteins encoded by one window of Halobacteriovorax sp. GB3:
- a CDS encoding methylglyoxal synthase, translating into MSTMNEQKKIALVAHDQRKKDLINWVNRHKEKLKHHQLFATGTTGVQIEKETGLKVIKYKSGPIGGDQQLGAAIVEERLDVLVFFWDPLTSQAHDPDIKALLRVATLWNTVLACNEATADFVAESEMLRKPYKKDLHLVWNYTRDRKI; encoded by the coding sequence ATGAGTACAATGAACGAGCAGAAGAAAATAGCCCTCGTTGCCCACGACCAAAGAAAGAAAGACCTTATTAATTGGGTTAATCGCCACAAAGAAAAGCTTAAACACCACCAACTTTTTGCCACTGGAACAACTGGTGTACAAATTGAAAAAGAAACGGGACTTAAAGTCATCAAGTATAAAAGTGGGCCAATTGGAGGAGATCAACAATTAGGGGCCGCGATTGTTGAAGAGAGGCTCGATGTTCTTGTATTTTTTTGGGACCCTCTTACTTCCCAGGCCCACGACCCAGATATCAAGGCACTCTTGAGAGTTGCCACTCTTTGGAACACGGTTCTCGCTTGTAATGAAGCAACTGCCGACTTTGTCGCTGAAAGTGAGATGCTTAGAAAACCTTATAAAAAAGATCTCCACTTAGTTTGGAATTACACAAGAGATAGAAAAATCTAA
- a CDS encoding polyprenyl synthetase family protein, producing the protein MFQDFLASIPESVLDEVQDLNLDIESENCNKAIEELLQQSVLVGGKRLRPLLTYLMGNLFQVSASELSPFAKAIELVHAASLAHDDVVDDASTRRGEPSINALASNQKAVLAGDYLLADVIYTLAHKGDLTIVQNMSLVIQALAEGEWIQLDASGSKKYTRELIKTIAMKKTASVMGWCCWVGAYKAQKGSELERDAKTFGEKVGVAFQLMDDTLDFSKDSKKDSLLDVQNGIINSVLFEWLESHPEAKAKFEAGESMAQVFDSSDIAESCTIVENRALDLLREARELLDSMKEKLDLDEAGSAHYEQAKLPLLKILEYLAKRKF; encoded by the coding sequence ATGTTTCAAGATTTTTTAGCATCCATTCCAGAAAGTGTCCTCGATGAAGTTCAAGACTTAAATCTTGATATTGAGTCTGAAAACTGCAACAAGGCCATTGAAGAACTTCTTCAACAGTCTGTTCTTGTCGGTGGAAAGAGACTTCGTCCTCTTCTTACTTACTTGATGGGTAACCTATTTCAGGTTAGTGCGAGTGAGCTTTCTCCTTTTGCAAAGGCCATTGAGTTAGTTCATGCTGCAAGTCTAGCTCATGATGATGTTGTTGATGATGCGAGTACACGTCGTGGCGAGCCTTCAATTAATGCGCTAGCTTCGAATCAAAAGGCAGTTCTCGCTGGAGATTATCTTCTTGCAGATGTCATTTATACTCTTGCTCATAAAGGTGATCTGACAATTGTTCAAAATATGAGTCTCGTCATTCAGGCCCTTGCCGAAGGTGAGTGGATACAGCTTGATGCCTCAGGTTCAAAAAAATATACTCGTGAATTAATCAAAACGATTGCTATGAAAAAAACGGCAAGTGTTATGGGTTGGTGCTGTTGGGTAGGTGCTTATAAGGCACAGAAGGGATCTGAATTGGAAAGGGATGCAAAGACTTTTGGTGAGAAAGTTGGAGTTGCATTTCAGTTGATGGACGATACCTTAGATTTTTCTAAAGACTCAAAGAAAGATAGTTTATTAGATGTTCAAAACGGCATTATCAATTCCGTTCTCTTCGAGTGGCTCGAGTCTCACCCAGAGGCGAAAGCGAAGTTTGAGGCCGGAGAATCTATGGCCCAGGTCTTTGATTCAAGTGATATCGCCGAGTCTTGTACAATCGTTGAAAATAGAGCGCTTGATCTTCTAAGAGAGGCCAGAGAGCTACTTGATTCAATGAAAGAAAAACTTGATCTTGATGAAGCAGGTAGTGCTCACTACGAGCAGGCCAAACTTCCTCTTTTAAAGATTCTAGAATATCTCGCAAAGAGAAAATTTTAG
- the ubiE gene encoding bifunctional demethylmenaquinone methyltransferase/2-methoxy-6-polyprenyl-1,4-benzoquinol methylase UbiE, protein MADTLDNRKKESYKIFDEIAGTYDFLNHLLSFGIDIYWRNKIKKNLPMKNDLEVLDLATGTGDVALTLIKDKKVKKVTGLDLSKGMVELGKKKVAAKGLTDKVALHIGDGVEIPAADETFDVATISFGIRNFPDPQRSLVNIERVLRPGGRCMIMEFSLPKNALIRAIYFFYFRHLLPFVGNILSKHKDAYSYLNESVEDFPYGDDFEQLMRNANLKNVHRYELTFGIATLYIGDKH, encoded by the coding sequence ATGGCCGATACTCTGGATAACAGAAAGAAAGAATCCTATAAAATTTTTGACGAGATTGCAGGAACGTACGATTTTCTCAACCACCTGCTTTCTTTTGGAATTGATATTTATTGGAGAAATAAGATTAAGAAAAATCTTCCAATGAAAAATGATTTAGAAGTTTTAGATCTTGCCACAGGAACAGGTGATGTTGCCTTAACTCTTATTAAAGATAAAAAAGTAAAAAAAGTAACGGGACTTGATCTTTCTAAAGGAATGGTTGAGCTTGGTAAGAAAAAAGTTGCGGCAAAAGGTCTAACAGATAAAGTTGCCCTTCATATTGGTGATGGCGTTGAGATTCCTGCGGCCGATGAAACTTTCGATGTAGCGACAATTTCATTTGGAATTAGAAACTTCCCAGACCCACAGAGATCCCTTGTGAATATTGAAAGAGTTCTAAGACCTGGTGGTCGCTGTATGATTATGGAGTTTTCACTACCAAAGAATGCTTTAATTCGCGCGATCTATTTTTTCTACTTTCGCCATCTTCTACCATTCGTAGGAAATATACTTTCAAAACACAAAGATGCTTATAGCTACCTCAATGAGAGTGTTGAAGACTTTCCTTATGGCGATGACTTTGAACAACTTATGAGAAATGCAAATCTTAAAAATGTTCACCGTTATGAATTAACATTTGGAATTGCCACACTCTACATTGGAGATAAGCACTAA
- a CDS encoding isochorismate synthase — protein sequence MLHLIDLKARVLNAIRDLSKESFDESFLKKIKANEYISIDLPLANLDLIELTQFAKASPRMFFKQRGFDQGSRKEVLGLGSNITFTKKSDYNKILDITEKCSKIHIIGAQRFDTNSSRDTEWGDLGECFFFVPKVCLIKEAESTLARIQFPKKILSNPREKAKYSFALNHCLEFETHEDIIERRSPSTLEVIETPGKQTWDHMISTSLDFFTRDNLDKVVLARKKIVICNDQVNSLTLLKELHEKANESYLGFIQIDEQRSFLTLTPERLFLKEHHSLKIDSIAGTRKRSPNEAEDKLLENDLKSSPKEIKEHRLVTNTIKMKMQNLGLRPEVKQIEEVLKLHYVQHIHSKVEAYTTKKDNFAVLINTFHPTPAVGGLPGQKALSLINELEPFDRGLYAAPMGYISGDSTEFAVAIRSALFENDRIHIYGGAGIVTGSNSEQEWEETGIKMNHFISYLQS from the coding sequence ATGCTTCACTTGATTGATCTTAAGGCCCGCGTCTTAAATGCTATTCGCGACCTAAGTAAAGAGAGTTTTGACGAGTCTTTTCTAAAGAAGATTAAGGCCAATGAATACATCAGCATTGATCTTCCTCTAGCAAATCTTGATCTTATTGAGCTAACTCAATTTGCGAAGGCTTCTCCTCGTATGTTCTTTAAACAAAGAGGCTTCGATCAAGGATCGAGAAAAGAAGTTCTAGGACTTGGTTCAAATATAACATTCACTAAAAAAAGTGATTATAATAAAATTCTCGATATCACTGAGAAGTGCTCAAAGATTCACATTATTGGAGCGCAACGTTTTGATACAAACTCAAGTCGCGACACTGAATGGGGCGATCTTGGCGAATGTTTTTTCTTTGTACCAAAAGTTTGTCTCATTAAAGAAGCTGAATCGACACTTGCACGCATTCAATTTCCAAAGAAAATTTTAAGTAATCCAAGAGAGAAGGCTAAATACTCCTTCGCTCTTAACCACTGCTTAGAATTTGAAACACATGAAGACATTATTGAAAGAAGAAGCCCTTCTACACTTGAAGTAATAGAGACCCCAGGCAAACAAACTTGGGATCACATGATCTCAACAAGCCTTGATTTTTTTACAAGAGATAATCTCGACAAGGTAGTGTTAGCGAGAAAAAAAATTGTTATTTGTAACGATCAAGTAAACTCTCTCACTCTTTTAAAAGAGCTTCATGAAAAGGCCAATGAAAGCTATTTAGGCTTTATCCAAATAGATGAACAAAGATCATTCTTAACTCTAACTCCTGAGAGACTCTTTCTAAAAGAACATCACTCTTTAAAAATTGACTCTATCGCAGGAACGAGAAAGAGAAGTCCAAACGAAGCAGAGGACAAACTTCTTGAGAACGATCTTAAGAGTTCGCCAAAAGAAATCAAGGAACACCGTTTAGTAACGAATACAATAAAAATGAAGATGCAAAACTTAGGTCTAAGACCTGAAGTTAAGCAAATTGAAGAAGTCCTCAAACTTCATTACGTACAACATATTCATTCAAAGGTTGAAGCCTACACAACAAAGAAGGATAACTTTGCTGTGCTCATTAATACATTTCACCCTACTCCTGCTGTTGGTGGACTGCCAGGTCAAAAGGCCCTAAGTCTTATCAATGAGCTAGAGCCTTTTGATCGTGGCCTCTATGCAGCACCGATGGGATATATAAGTGGTGATTCGACAGAATTTGCCGTGGCCATCCGATCGGCCCTTTTTGAAAATGATCGCATTCATATCTACGGCGGAGCAGGAATTGTTACAGGCTCAAATTCTGAACAAGAATGGGAAGAGACAGGCATAAAGATGAATCACTTCATCTCCTATCTCCAAAGTTAA
- the menD gene encoding 2-succinyl-5-enolpyruvyl-6-hydroxy-3-cyclohexene-1-carboxylic-acid synthase, which produces MKNFENINRLWCALIVESLTRQGITDFYVAPGMRNAPMIAAITYNSKANIIEGIDERSLSYRALGYSKATNRAACLVCTSGTAMANFYPAFIEAKRDKLPLIVISSDRPKELSLVDANQTIDQQNLFGKYSLYNLNLDAPSDSFPVSALTKAIDQLVHRAHAPIFGPVHLNLPLREPLDKTKGPIGETFKKHAQSYFENDSLETTYHKNYLTVDDSAVNLLKEKIQRANSPLFIVGKNTAKAKNEIRSFFEENQFDAFFDVSSSVKYLFPLKSMERTRGIPSMDHPEVYEYFNTHLPDLIIHLGGRLTGKHYYRYLKENPQIESILISESMDLEDTGFSYHERYECELGSFLSLLRKELTYSHQEKESCPWINFVETKRELIENGPLSFPSISKTLIEQIPSKESVFIANSTAIRSFDSFIHPSEKKELQIFCNRGVSGIEGMVSTTLGISDALEKEVTLVTGDVSLFHDLNALHYFKEHKKNNLIILVNNKGGGIFTLLPIASEKEILAPMITEHNINFGAICSAFGIQYKKVQTSNEYSQALNNYYEDKEKTLIEVVLDNNENIEVYKKLKTVKL; this is translated from the coding sequence ATGAAGAACTTTGAAAACATTAATCGTCTCTGGTGTGCCCTCATTGTGGAATCACTCACGCGCCAAGGAATCACTGATTTCTATGTTGCCCCTGGCATGAGAAATGCACCAATGATTGCGGCCATCACATATAATTCAAAGGCCAATATAATTGAGGGTATCGATGAAAGATCTCTCTCATACAGAGCTCTTGGTTATTCGAAAGCAACCAATCGAGCTGCCTGTTTAGTTTGTACTTCAGGTACGGCCATGGCCAATTTCTATCCGGCCTTCATTGAAGCAAAAAGAGATAAGCTTCCCCTTATCGTCATCTCTTCAGATAGACCAAAAGAGCTCTCGCTCGTTGATGCTAACCAAACCATTGACCAGCAAAATCTATTTGGAAAATACTCACTGTATAATCTTAACCTTGATGCACCAAGTGACTCTTTTCCAGTTTCTGCGCTGACAAAAGCAATTGATCAACTAGTTCACAGAGCACATGCTCCTATTTTTGGACCGGTACATTTAAACCTTCCTCTTAGAGAGCCTCTCGATAAAACGAAGGGACCTATTGGAGAAACGTTTAAAAAGCATGCTCAGTCCTATTTTGAAAACGATTCCCTTGAAACGACTTATCACAAAAACTATCTCACAGTTGATGATTCGGCCGTTAATTTATTAAAAGAGAAAATTCAAAGAGCGAACTCTCCTCTTTTTATTGTTGGAAAAAATACGGCCAAGGCCAAAAATGAAATTCGATCTTTTTTCGAAGAGAATCAATTTGATGCATTCTTCGATGTTTCAAGCTCAGTGAAATATCTCTTTCCATTGAAATCAATGGAGAGGACAAGAGGTATTCCCAGCATGGATCACCCAGAGGTCTATGAATACTTTAACACTCACCTGCCCGATTTAATCATCCATTTAGGAGGGCGTTTAACAGGTAAGCACTACTATCGATATCTAAAAGAAAATCCGCAAATTGAATCAATTCTTATTAGTGAATCAATGGATTTAGAAGATACCGGTTTTTCTTATCATGAACGCTATGAGTGTGAATTAGGAAGTTTTCTTTCCTTATTAAGAAAAGAACTCACTTATTCTCATCAAGAAAAAGAATCATGCCCTTGGATAAATTTTGTCGAAACAAAAAGAGAGCTCATTGAAAATGGCCCTCTAAGTTTTCCATCGATCAGTAAAACACTCATTGAACAAATCCCAAGTAAGGAATCCGTTTTTATCGCCAATAGCACGGCCATTCGATCTTTTGACAGCTTCATTCATCCAAGTGAGAAAAAAGAATTACAAATTTTTTGCAATCGAGGCGTAAGTGGCATAGAAGGAATGGTAAGTACAACCCTTGGAATTAGTGATGCTCTTGAAAAAGAAGTCACTCTCGTTACAGGAGATGTCAGCTTATTTCACGATTTAAACGCCCTTCATTATTTCAAAGAGCATAAAAAAAACAACTTAATTATTTTAGTTAATAACAAAGGTGGCGGAATTTTCACTCTCTTGCCAATTGCAAGTGAAAAAGAAATTCTTGCGCCAATGATCACAGAGCACAATATTAATTTTGGGGCCATCTGTAGCGCCTTTGGTATTCAATATAAGAAAGTTCAAACATCAAATGAATACTCTCAAGCACTCAACAATTACTATGAGGACAAAGAAAAAACACTCATAGAAGTAGTCCTCGATAATAATGAGAACATCGAAGTGTACAAGAAGTTAAAAACGGTAAAATTATAA
- a CDS encoding 1,4-dihydroxy-2-naphthoate polyprenyltransferase has product MSKTQAWLLASRPKTLFAAASPVILAAAAAYYDNKTLPALIFFLTIICAVLLQIASNLINDYYDGIRGLDDEDRLGPTRVTSSNLLSSNEVKKGCLFVMTLALLVGIYLMIQGGLPIVVIGLSSLFFAWAYTGGPFPLSYYGLGEVFAFLFFGPIALWGAGYLFGSTNHELLLTLGLGPGFISATIMGINNLRDLYSDKKKGKKTIATFLGEKKARLFTVGLAWVSSFVPFMVYARLQKNSVLIATLLFYAFILVWNHILTKPIDKKLNDCLANTGKYLFFFCLVLSAGLVF; this is encoded by the coding sequence ATGAGTAAAACTCAGGCCTGGCTTTTGGCCTCAAGACCAAAAACGTTATTTGCTGCAGCTTCACCTGTCATACTTGCAGCGGCTGCAGCGTATTATGACAATAAGACTCTTCCCGCACTCATCTTTTTTCTAACGATCATCTGCGCTGTCCTCTTACAAATTGCCAGTAATCTTATCAATGATTATTACGATGGTATTCGAGGACTCGATGACGAAGATAGACTTGGGCCAACTCGTGTTACAAGTTCAAATCTTCTAAGTTCTAACGAGGTTAAAAAAGGCTGTCTCTTTGTTATGACATTAGCACTCCTAGTTGGAATCTATCTCATGATTCAAGGGGGGCTTCCTATTGTAGTCATCGGCCTTAGCTCGCTCTTTTTTGCCTGGGCCTATACTGGTGGACCTTTTCCACTAAGTTACTACGGGCTTGGTGAAGTTTTTGCTTTTCTCTTTTTTGGACCAATCGCACTTTGGGGTGCAGGTTATCTTTTTGGATCGACCAATCACGAGCTGCTTTTAACTCTAGGATTAGGTCCAGGATTTATCTCTGCAACGATTATGGGAATTAATAATCTTCGTGATCTTTATAGTGACAAGAAAAAGGGTAAGAAAACCATTGCAACTTTTTTAGGAGAAAAGAAAGCACGCCTTTTCACGGTAGGACTTGCTTGGGTTTCTAGCTTTGTTCCTTTTATGGTTTATGCAAGACTACAAAAGAACTCAGTGCTAATTGCAACGCTTCTCTTTTATGCCTTTATTCTCGTATGGAATCATATTCTTACTAAGCCTATAGATAAGAAGTTAAACGATTGCCTGGCCAATACGGGGAAATATCTCTTTTTCTTTTGCTTAGTCCTCTCTGCTGGACTGGTTTTTTAA
- a CDS encoding enolase C-terminal domain-like protein, whose product MTHLRFKEIDSLLFKNPMTIGKKVLTEKEFLRFEFDHKDGVLMGELSSLEGLHTKGLKDLIEELGQLSKEELYQLDELSISELDVSCQLKVALQCCFLFQRKERYTNIPIQINSLHVPGFNNKELLKAKRIKVKIGRDELEKEIHDINQIIENCSKDTLLRLDANRSLSKRQLEQFWNGITKKEFIEYFEEPLSNFEELFAINDIPIALDENLEKSLREKRIPSQVTSFVVKPGLNFDLKQIKELKKSQKNIILSSAFEGPFTLACYCVFIHENEELKGQFHGLDTMSAFFIQENLFTRTTCGSIFLIP is encoded by the coding sequence ATGACTCATTTAAGATTTAAAGAAATTGATTCACTTCTCTTTAAAAATCCAATGACCATTGGTAAAAAAGTTCTAACTGAAAAAGAGTTTCTTCGCTTTGAATTTGATCATAAAGACGGAGTTTTAATGGGTGAACTCTCCTCTCTTGAAGGACTTCACACTAAAGGCCTTAAAGATCTAATAGAAGAACTGGGGCAACTTTCAAAGGAAGAACTTTATCAACTCGATGAATTATCAATCAGTGAATTAGATGTGAGTTGCCAATTAAAAGTCGCTCTCCAATGCTGCTTTTTATTTCAAAGAAAAGAGCGCTATACAAATATTCCCATTCAAATTAACTCTCTTCATGTTCCAGGTTTTAATAATAAAGAGCTCCTAAAGGCCAAAAGAATAAAAGTAAAAATTGGTCGCGATGAACTTGAAAAAGAGATTCACGACATCAACCAAATCATAGAAAATTGCTCTAAGGACACGCTCTTGCGTTTAGATGCCAATCGATCACTTTCTAAGAGACAGCTTGAACAATTTTGGAATGGAATTACTAAGAAAGAGTTTATTGAATACTTTGAAGAACCATTGTCTAATTTTGAAGAACTTTTTGCCATAAACGATATCCCTATTGCACTTGATGAAAATCTAGAGAAATCTCTTCGTGAAAAGAGAATCCCCTCTCAAGTGACAAGTTTTGTCGTAAAGCCAGGGCTTAATTTCGATCTTAAACAAATTAAAGAGTTGAAAAAAAGTCAAAAAAATATCATTCTCTCCTCCGCCTTTGAGGGCCCGTTTACGCTAGCTTGCTACTGCGTTTTTATCCATGAAAACGAAGAGTTAAAAGGTCAGTTTCATGGACTCGATACGATGAGCGCCTTTTTCATTCAAGAAAACCTATTTACGCGTACAACATGTGGGTCAATTTTTCTTATTCCATGA
- a CDS encoding lipoprotein encodes MKKTLSVFFFLALATLASCSTTNRKPASSCEEPYFVDQYHYFDQYERCNGY; translated from the coding sequence ATGAAAAAAACACTATCTGTCTTCTTTTTCTTAGCACTGGCAACTTTAGCATCTTGTTCTACAACGAATAGGAAACCAGCATCTTCATGTGAGGAACCCTATTTTGTCGATCAATACCACTATTTTGATCAATACGAACGCTGTAACGGTTATTAA
- a CDS encoding methyl-accepting chemotaxis protein, with protein MSLQGKSLKFKILFSVIVGIFILAGLVISISGKINHDLAFEKAVAVAESNARESNREIEKILNENMKTMKNLAHTMEAVVSKENNMTMSRHSAIDLLKKIITEHEYLVGSYVGFEANQYIDEDSLWIGKEGNQETGRFTPYWNKASDGKLAFSSLSDFSGEWYQKPKATLKEVFSEPAVYPIQGVDVLMTSLTVPIINEGKFVGLAGGDIALNDLQKITDKIDLYEGQGKMLIISAKGIIAGKTKQKDLVGKDIIKTNPIYKKIFETLTKNRNKTYIHETEKFLRVFQPISLGANNNPWYTEIEIPKSIINKEIVASTIKLVAIGLILAIAITIVIWLIINKSYVKLIVVEKQLGDTVQVTNRNSVKLQQSSESVASSATEQASSIQETVSTLDEINAMAQKSALGAKSSSDKADENLKITNEGKESIEEMIHVIEDIRLSNDQVVKQIENSNNEFQRIITIINEISQKAQVINDIVSQTKLLSFNASVEAARAGEQGKGFAVVAEEVGNLAQSSGDAATEIGSMLAESVETVQRIIRETTDQVNSLIQEGQKKIDRGVNVANRCGSTLDVILGNVGEMTGVMREISEASDEQATGVNAITDAMNLIDTSIHENSTVAENTAKLSTELTAQAKNLEKALNDLKRELYGR; from the coding sequence ATGTCACTTCAGGGAAAGTCTTTAAAATTTAAAATCCTATTTAGCGTCATCGTTGGAATATTTATTCTTGCGGGATTGGTTATTTCAATTTCAGGAAAAATAAATCATGACCTCGCTTTTGAAAAGGCCGTGGCCGTTGCTGAGAGTAATGCCAGAGAAAGTAATAGAGAAATTGAAAAGATTCTTAATGAGAATATGAAAACCATGAAAAACCTTGCCCATACAATGGAGGCCGTTGTTAGCAAGGAAAATAATATGACCATGTCCCGTCACTCGGCCATTGATCTTTTGAAGAAGATCATTACAGAGCACGAATACCTTGTCGGATCTTATGTTGGATTTGAAGCAAATCAATATATCGACGAAGATAGCTTGTGGATTGGAAAAGAAGGGAATCAAGAAACAGGACGCTTCACTCCCTATTGGAATAAGGCCTCTGATGGAAAACTCGCCTTTAGTTCTCTAAGTGATTTTTCAGGAGAATGGTATCAAAAACCAAAAGCAACGCTAAAAGAAGTCTTCTCTGAACCGGCCGTCTATCCTATTCAAGGCGTAGATGTTCTTATGACTTCATTAACGGTTCCCATCATAAATGAAGGAAAGTTCGTCGGTCTTGCTGGTGGTGATATTGCTCTTAACGATCTTCAAAAAATTACAGATAAAATTGATCTCTATGAAGGTCAAGGGAAGATGCTCATTATAAGTGCAAAAGGAATCATTGCCGGAAAGACAAAACAAAAAGATTTAGTTGGGAAAGACATTATAAAAACAAATCCGATCTATAAAAAAATCTTTGAAACACTGACTAAGAATAGAAATAAAACATATATTCATGAGACAGAAAAGTTTCTACGCGTATTTCAACCAATCAGTCTTGGAGCGAATAATAATCCTTGGTATACAGAGATTGAAATCCCAAAAAGTATTATCAATAAAGAAATTGTCGCTTCAACAATTAAACTGGTGGCCATCGGTTTAATTCTTGCTATCGCAATTACAATTGTTATTTGGCTTATTATCAATAAGAGTTACGTGAAACTCATCGTTGTTGAAAAGCAACTTGGCGATACTGTTCAAGTAACGAATAGAAACTCAGTTAAGCTTCAACAAAGTTCAGAGAGTGTAGCCAGCTCAGCGACAGAACAAGCAAGCTCAATTCAAGAAACGGTTTCAACTCTCGATGAAATCAATGCCATGGCACAAAAAAGTGCGCTAGGAGCAAAATCCTCTTCAGATAAGGCCGATGAGAATTTAAAGATTACAAATGAAGGAAAGGAATCTATCGAAGAAATGATTCACGTAATTGAAGACATCCGCCTTAGTAACGATCAAGTCGTTAAACAAATTGAAAATAGTAATAATGAGTTTCAAAGAATTATTACCATTATTAATGAGATCTCTCAAAAAGCACAAGTCATCAATGATATCGTATCACAGACAAAGCTTCTAAGCTTTAATGCCTCAGTCGAAGCCGCCAGGGCCGGTGAGCAAGGAAAAGGTTTTGCTGTTGTTGCCGAAGAAGTTGGTAACCTCGCTCAGTCTTCAGGCGATGCGGCCACAGAAATTGGTTCCATGCTTGCTGAAAGTGTTGAAACAGTTCAACGAATTATTAGAGAGACAACTGATCAGGTTAACTCGCTCATTCAAGAAGGCCAAAAGAAAATTGATCGAGGGGTCAATGTGGCCAATCGCTGTGGTTCGACTTTAGATGTAATTCTTGGCAACGTTGGGGAGATGACAGGTGTTATGAGAGAAATTTCGGAGGCCTCTGATGAGCAAGCAACAGGTGTTAATGCCATCACTGATGCCATGAACCTCATTGATACTTCTATCCACGAAAATTCTACAGTAGCAGAAAATACGGCCAAGCTTTCTACCGAATTAACAGCTCAGGCAAAGAACCTTGAAAAAGCACTCAATGATTTAAAAAGAGAACTCTACGGAAGATAA
- a CDS encoding extracellular catalytic domain type 2 short-chain-length polyhydroxyalkanoate depolymerase, producing the protein MALEKEIDLESFKGKISRVTVSGLSAGAYMAHQLQVAYSKEISGAAIVAGGFYRCANGSMVHGIYGCMAGDLIEKDFNEALEKINEYERDGLIDPLEYLKDDHVFLFSGTNDVIVHEKGMLLLKDFFDLYPVTNVISDFSFPAGHGMVTESQGSACDATGLDNRPWLLNCNRDLSREILETMVDRKLKAKTLAKRSNLFTFSQLPFISFASGLGSYGHIYIPSNCLKGATCDLHMALHGCDQTPQTVGDAFIWDSGYNQWAESNDIIILYPSASRSYMVPLNPMGCFDWWGYTGPNYANKRGVQPDALMKMIRTLKQIF; encoded by the coding sequence GTGGCCTTAGAAAAAGAAATCGACCTTGAATCTTTTAAGGGAAAGATCTCTCGTGTTACTGTCTCTGGTCTTTCGGCCGGCGCTTATATGGCCCATCAATTACAGGTTGCTTATTCAAAAGAAATTTCTGGAGCCGCTATCGTTGCAGGAGGTTTTTATCGCTGCGCCAATGGAAGTATGGTTCATGGAATCTACGGTTGCATGGCCGGTGATCTGATTGAAAAAGATTTTAATGAGGCCCTCGAAAAAATTAATGAATACGAAAGAGACGGTCTTATAGATCCTCTTGAATACTTAAAAGATGACCACGTCTTTTTATTTTCTGGAACTAACGATGTTATTGTTCATGAAAAGGGGATGCTTCTTTTAAAAGATTTTTTTGATCTCTATCCTGTAACTAACGTTATTAGCGATTTTTCATTTCCTGCTGGTCATGGAATGGTCACAGAGAGTCAGGGATCTGCTTGTGATGCAACAGGACTTGATAATAGACCTTGGCTTTTAAATTGTAATCGGGATCTTTCTAGAGAAATTCTTGAGACGATGGTTGATCGAAAGTTAAAAGCAAAGACACTGGCCAAAAGGTCAAATCTTTTTACTTTCTCTCAACTTCCCTTTATTAGCTTTGCTAGTGGGCTCGGAAGTTATGGTCACATCTATATACCTTCTAATTGTCTAAAAGGCGCAACATGTGATCTTCATATGGCCCTTCATGGCTGTGATCAAACACCTCAGACTGTAGGTGATGCTTTTATTTGGGATTCTGGTTACAATCAATGGGCAGAGAGCAACGATATTATCATTCTCTATCCATCGGCGAGCCGATCTTATATGGTTCCTCTTAATCCTATGGGTTGTTTTGATTGGTGGGGTTATACTGGCCCAAATTATGCTAATAAAAGAGGTGTCCAACCGGATGCTTTAATGAAAATGATTAGAACATTAAAACAAATCTTCTAA